A DNA window from Arachis duranensis cultivar V14167 chromosome 3, aradu.V14167.gnm2.J7QH, whole genome shotgun sequence contains the following coding sequences:
- the LOC107479822 gene encoding uncharacterized protein LOC107479822, which yields MLSTSTPSSYSGFCRFFLPIKPSPRPPTLNPFRIFDSRQRSPTNKLSISCFRQEHHSPETPKPEVIEHYLPEELVQSEFNHTSVAKSDRKSNLQKTAELVFKVFGSRWVVPWSALTILQVMLLWTSAFWFIGTWMIPFAAHVSGLSKESLTLRGQALFSLITDVTEGLAGIAILLRCLSRFRPLPPDWFKFSLKGNWQLDVIIGCLMFPFVNRLSQFNLDLLPLLPSTPVTLSSVEQSIRSRDPVAMLLYATVVSVCAPVWEEIVFRGFLLPSLTKYMPVWCAILVSSIAFALAHFNIQRMLPLIFLGMVMGVIFTRSRNLLPSMLLHSLWNAFVFLDLMK from the exons ATGTTGAGCACCTCTACTCCTTCTTCTTACTCTGGGTTTTGTCGCTTCTTTCTTCCAATTAAGCCATCTCCCCGACCCCCCACCCTAAACCCCTTTCGGATCTTCGATTCTCGTCAACGCTCTCCAACCAAC AAATTGAGTATTTCGTGCTTTAGGCAAGAACACCATTCTCCGGAAACACCCAAGCCTGAAGTTATAGAGCACTATCTCCCCGAGGAATTGGTGCAATCTGAATTCAATCACACTAGTGTCGCTAAAAGTGACCGGAAATCGAATCTCCAGAAG ACTGCGGAGTTAGTATTCAAGGTATTTGGCAGCCGATGGGTTGTACCATGGAGTGCACTGACGATATTGCAA GTGATGCTTCTTTGGACATCTGCGTTTTGGTTTATAGGAACCTGGATGATTCCTTTTGCAGCTCATGTATCTGGTCTCAGCAAGGAATCTTTGACATTGAGAGGACAGGCACTGTTTAGTCTCATCACTGATGTAACTGAGGGACTTGCTGGGATCGCGATTCTTCTTCGCTGTCTTTCACGATTTCGTCCCCTCCCACCCGACTGGTTCAAGTTCAGCTTGAAAGGGAATTGGCAACTAGATGTTATCATAGGGTGTCTCATGTTTCCTTTTGTCAATCGGCTCTCTCAATTCAACCTGGATCTACTACCTCTCTTGCCGTCTACCCCTGTCACCCTTTCAAGTGTTGAGCAATCCATAAGATCAAGGGATCCGGTGGCTATGTTGTTATATGCAACTGTAGTATCAGTTTGTGCTCCTGTGTGGGAGGAGATAGTTTTCCGTGGTTTTCTACTTCCTTCTCTTACCAAATACATGCCAGTTTGGTGTGCAATACTAGTTAGTTCAATTGCCTTTGCACTTGCACATTTTAATATACAGAGGATGCTACCACTCATATTTCTTGGGATGGTGATGGGTGTCATATTTACAAGGTCAAGGAATCTATTGCCATCAATGTTATTGCATAGTCTGTGGAATGCATTTGTGTTCTTAGACTTGATGAAATAG